Proteins encoded by one window of Halomonas sp. Bachu 37:
- the glgB gene encoding 1,4-alpha-glucan branching protein GlgB, whose product MNDVTHTRPMLDRTLWLTEDDAEALVQGTHRNPFSVLGIHDVGDDQVLRVFLPGAVGVDVLDRDGGTLRCCLTAIQIPGLFAARLPHGAPYLLRIRWPQGEQTTEDPYSFGLLLGEMDLYLLGEGNHRNLGHCLGAQPMTVDGVAGVRFAVWAPNARRVSVVGNFNSWDGRRHVMRLRHPAGVWELFLPRLGPGESYKYEILDAHGTLGLRADPVALATEMPPHTASVVADTTPFIWHDEEWIAQRGKAHEPDRPISIYEVHAASWRKHGGDNGEIYSWRDLAEHLIPYVMEMGFTHVELLPIMEHPFGGSWGYQPLSQFAPSARFGKPADFAYFVDECHRAGLGVILDWVPAHFPTDPHGLARFDGTALYEYEHPFEGFHQDWDTYIYNLGRREVHGFMLASALHWLRHFHVDALRVDAVASMLYRNYSRNEGEWIPNKYGGHENLETIDFLRHLNDVIGEEVPGAVVIAEESTAWPGVTQPTAEGGLGFAYKWNMGWMHDTLEYIAKDPVYRSYAHHDMTFPMVYAFSEHYVLPISHDEVVHGKGSLIGKMPGDEWQQFANLRAYLAVMWSQPGKKLLFMGCEFGQWREWSHDRELDWSLLAEPRHAGARRLLGDLNRLYAELPALHEYDSDPHGFTWVVGNDDTNSVFAWLRWSTGGEPLLVVANMTPVPRMGYRLGVPHAGEWEECLNSDAECYGGSNLGNLGSLTAEDSPLHGQIASLELTLPPLAVLLLRPTGSA is encoded by the coding sequence ATGAATGATGTCACTCATACCCGACCCATGCTGGATCGCACCTTGTGGCTGACGGAGGACGACGCCGAGGCGCTGGTCCAGGGAACCCACCGCAATCCCTTCTCGGTGCTGGGCATTCATGATGTCGGGGACGATCAGGTTCTGCGGGTATTCCTGCCCGGCGCCGTGGGGGTCGATGTGCTCGACCGTGACGGCGGCACCTTGCGCTGCTGCCTGACGGCTATCCAGATTCCCGGCCTGTTCGCCGCCCGGCTGCCCCACGGCGCGCCTTACCTGCTGCGCATTCGCTGGCCCCAGGGGGAGCAGACCACCGAAGACCCCTACAGCTTCGGCCTGCTGTTGGGTGAAATGGACCTTTATCTCTTGGGCGAAGGCAATCATCGCAACCTGGGGCACTGCCTGGGTGCCCAGCCCATGACGGTGGACGGCGTGGCGGGCGTGCGCTTCGCCGTCTGGGCACCCAACGCCCGACGCGTCTCGGTGGTGGGCAACTTCAATAGCTGGGACGGGCGCCGCCACGTGATGCGCCTTCGCCACCCCGCCGGAGTGTGGGAGCTGTTCCTGCCGCGACTCGGGCCGGGGGAATCGTACAAGTACGAGATTCTCGACGCTCACGGTACTCTCGGCCTGCGTGCCGACCCCGTGGCGCTCGCCACCGAGATGCCGCCGCACACCGCCTCGGTGGTGGCCGATACCACGCCATTCATCTGGCACGACGAGGAGTGGATCGCCCAGCGCGGAAAGGCGCATGAGCCCGACCGGCCGATCAGCATCTACGAAGTGCATGCGGCGTCGTGGCGCAAGCACGGCGGCGACAACGGCGAGATCTACAGCTGGCGCGACCTCGCCGAGCACCTGATTCCCTACGTGATGGAAATGGGTTTCACTCATGTCGAGCTGCTGCCGATCATGGAGCACCCCTTCGGTGGCTCCTGGGGGTACCAGCCGCTGAGCCAGTTCGCCCCCAGCGCGCGCTTCGGCAAACCCGCCGACTTCGCCTACTTCGTCGACGAATGCCATCGCGCCGGGCTCGGCGTGATTCTCGACTGGGTACCGGCACACTTCCCCACCGACCCCCACGGCCTGGCGCGCTTCGACGGCACCGCGCTGTACGAGTACGAACACCCGTTCGAAGGGTTCCATCAGGACTGGGACACCTACATCTACAATCTCGGCAGGCGCGAAGTACACGGTTTCATGCTCGCCTCGGCCCTGCATTGGCTGCGGCATTTTCATGTCGACGCCCTGCGGGTCGACGCCGTCGCCTCGATGCTCTACCGCAACTACTCACGCAACGAAGGCGAGTGGATTCCCAACAAGTATGGCGGCCACGAGAATCTCGAAACGATCGATTTCCTGCGTCATCTCAATGATGTTATCGGCGAAGAAGTGCCCGGTGCGGTGGTCATCGCCGAGGAGTCCACGGCCTGGCCCGGCGTCACCCAACCGACTGCCGAAGGCGGGCTTGGCTTCGCCTACAAGTGGAACATGGGCTGGATGCACGACACGCTGGAGTACATCGCCAAGGACCCGGTCTACCGCTCCTACGCACACCACGACATGACCTTCCCCATGGTCTATGCCTTCTCCGAGCATTACGTGCTGCCGATTTCCCACGACGAGGTGGTCCACGGCAAGGGCTCGCTGATCGGCAAGATGCCCGGCGACGAATGGCAGCAGTTCGCCAACCTGCGCGCCTATCTTGCCGTCATGTGGTCGCAGCCCGGCAAGAAGCTGCTGTTCATGGGCTGCGAGTTCGGCCAGTGGCGTGAATGGAGCCATGACCGGGAGCTCGACTGGTCGCTGCTCGCCGAGCCCCGCCATGCCGGCGCTCGTCGCTTGCTTGGCGATCTCAACCGGCTCTACGCGGAACTTCCCGCACTCCACGAATACGACAGCGACCCGCACGGCTTCACCTGGGTGGTGGGCAACGACGATACCAATAGCGTCTTTGCCTGGCTGCGCTGGAGTACCGGCGGCGAGCCGCTGCTGGTGGTCGCCAACATGACCCCGGTGCCACGCATGGGGTATCGCCTGGGCGTGCCTCATGCCGGTGAGTGGGAAGAGTGTCTCAACAGCGATGCCGAGTGCTACGGCGGCTCCAACCTGGGCAATCTGGGCAGCCTGACGGCGGAGGACTCGCCGCTGCACGGGCAGATCGCCAGCCTGGAGCTGACCCTACCGCCACTGGCGGTGCTGCTGTTGCGGCCGACCGGGTCGGCCTAG
- the treS gene encoding maltose alpha-D-glucosyltransferase, whose amino-acid sequence MMDASSETHAVETMDFLDDPLWYKDAVIYQVHVKSFFDSNDDGIGDFEGLIQKLDYIVSLGVNTIWILPFYPSPRRDDGYDIAEYTGVSPDYGTLEDARRFIEEAHRRGLRVLTELVINHTSDQHEWFQRARHAPPGSPERDFYVWSDTDLKYPGTRIIFLDTESSNWSWDPVAGAYYWHRFYSHQPDLNFDNPVVLDEVLKVMEYWLDMGVDGLRLDAIPYLVEREGTNNENLPETHVVLKKIRAVIDERYPDRMLLAEANQWPEDTRPYFGDGDECHMAFHFPLMPRMYMALAQEDRFPITDILRQTPEIPPTCQWAIFLRNHDELTLEMVTDKERDYLWNHYAADRRARINLGIRRRLAPLLERDRRRIELLNSLLLSMPGTPVLYYGDEIGMGDNIYLGDRDGVRTPMQWSVDRNGGFSRADPASLVLPPIMDPLYGYQTVNVEAQVRDSHSLLNNMRRLLSVRSQHRAFSRGTMRPLHPANRHILAYLREMTLDNGETETLLCVANVASTAQAVELDLSAFAGQVPVEMVGGSAFPPVGKLPYLLTLPPYGFFWFLLAPETVMPEWHVPVPEPMPDYVTLIIKRRLEEIFETTPRQMLERETLPNYLPKRRWFAAKQARIDEINLHYVARLEHSEHTLLFSELEVKHAQGSERYQLPLAFLGEEEPGTPLPQQLAMARVRRFHEVGLLTDAVTLDAFALAVLEAMRMGTVLPCDAGEIRFLPTDALAELTLPEHPDVAQQGAEQSNSSMIINHQLVLKLFRRLEPGIHPEAEVGRYLTERGFSHIAPLHGEVTRFDEQGNPHTLMILQGYIDNQGDAWSWTRTTLGRAIREAVADDAQGREPPREETRYGAFEELQEFAATLGKRLGELHMVLAMPSDDPAFAPDVAGPGHVEHWTQRVTQRVEEALELLERHKGAADAAEQQLADSILARRDTLPGAIKKMAELAEGSLITRIHGDLHLGQVLVAHDDAYIIDFEGEPARPLEERRAKDSPLRDVAGMLRSFDYAYAKVEEAQIANEGSEAHPDTGHDVVEQFLLKGRQAFLNAYWLATLDMPHEWKQASAAAAAVDLFVLEKTAYEIAYEAANRPAWLGVPLRGLAAIVEQMSPGEPHE is encoded by the coding sequence ATGATGGATGCCAGCAGCGAAACACACGCCGTCGAGACCATGGACTTTCTCGACGACCCACTCTGGTACAAGGACGCCGTGATCTACCAGGTACACGTCAAGTCCTTCTTCGATTCCAACGACGATGGCATCGGCGACTTCGAAGGGCTAATCCAGAAACTCGACTATATCGTCAGCCTGGGCGTGAACACGATCTGGATACTGCCGTTCTACCCTTCGCCGCGCCGCGACGATGGTTACGATATCGCCGAATATACCGGCGTCAGCCCCGATTACGGCACCCTGGAAGACGCCCGGCGCTTCATCGAGGAGGCGCACCGGCGCGGCCTGCGGGTACTGACCGAACTTGTCATCAATCATACCTCCGACCAGCACGAGTGGTTCCAGCGCGCCCGGCACGCGCCGCCGGGCTCGCCGGAACGCGATTTTTATGTGTGGTCGGATACCGATCTCAAATACCCCGGCACACGGATCATCTTCCTCGACACCGAATCCTCCAACTGGAGTTGGGACCCAGTGGCCGGCGCCTACTATTGGCACCGTTTCTATTCGCACCAGCCGGATCTCAACTTCGACAATCCCGTGGTGCTCGACGAGGTACTCAAGGTGATGGAGTACTGGCTCGACATGGGGGTCGACGGCCTGCGCCTGGATGCGATCCCCTATCTGGTCGAACGCGAGGGCACCAACAACGAGAACCTGCCCGAGACTCACGTGGTGCTCAAGAAGATCCGCGCGGTGATCGACGAGCGCTACCCGGATCGCATGCTGCTGGCAGAAGCCAACCAGTGGCCCGAGGATACCCGGCCCTACTTCGGCGACGGCGACGAATGCCACATGGCATTTCACTTCCCCTTGATGCCGCGCATGTACATGGCACTGGCTCAGGAAGACCGTTTCCCCATCACCGATATCCTGCGCCAGACCCCGGAAATCCCCCCCACCTGTCAGTGGGCGATTTTCCTGCGCAACCACGACGAGCTGACCCTGGAGATGGTCACCGACAAGGAGCGCGACTATCTCTGGAACCACTACGCCGCCGATCGCCGGGCGCGCATCAACCTGGGCATTCGCCGCCGCCTGGCGCCGCTGCTGGAGCGCGACCGCCGGCGTATCGAGCTGCTCAACAGCCTGCTGCTGTCGATGCCCGGCACGCCGGTGTTGTACTACGGCGACGAGATCGGCATGGGCGACAATATCTACCTTGGCGACCGCGATGGCGTGCGCACGCCGATGCAGTGGTCGGTGGACCGTAACGGCGGCTTCTCCCGCGCCGATCCGGCGAGCCTGGTGCTGCCGCCGATCATGGACCCGCTCTACGGCTATCAGACCGTCAATGTCGAGGCCCAGGTGCGCGACTCGCATTCGCTGCTCAACAACATGCGCCGGCTGCTTTCCGTACGCAGTCAGCATCGCGCCTTCAGTCGCGGCACCATGCGCCCACTGCACCCGGCCAACCGCCATATTCTCGCCTACCTGCGCGAGATGACCCTCGACAACGGCGAGACGGAAACGCTGCTGTGCGTGGCCAACGTGGCCAGTACCGCCCAGGCGGTGGAGCTCGACCTTTCGGCTTTCGCCGGCCAGGTGCCGGTGGAGATGGTCGGCGGCAGTGCCTTCCCCCCGGTGGGAAAACTGCCCTACCTGCTGACGCTTCCGCCCTACGGCTTCTTCTGGTTCCTGCTGGCGCCGGAAACCGTCATGCCCGAGTGGCACGTCCCGGTGCCCGAGCCGATGCCGGATTACGTCACCCTGATCATCAAACGACGCCTCGAGGAGATTTTCGAGACGACGCCGAGGCAGATGCTCGAACGCGAGACGCTGCCCAACTACCTGCCCAAGCGGCGCTGGTTCGCCGCCAAGCAGGCGCGTATCGATGAGATCAACCTGCACTACGTGGCGCGTCTCGAACACAGCGAGCATACACTGCTGTTCAGCGAACTGGAGGTCAAGCACGCCCAGGGCAGCGAGCGCTACCAATTGCCGCTGGCCTTTCTCGGCGAGGAGGAGCCGGGCACGCCGTTGCCGCAGCAACTCGCCATGGCCCGGGTTCGCCGTTTTCATGAAGTGGGGCTGCTGACCGATGCCGTGACCCTGGACGCCTTCGCCCTGGCGGTGCTGGAGGCCATGCGCATGGGAACCGTGTTGCCTTGCGACGCCGGCGAGATCCGCTTTCTGCCCACCGACGCCCTTGCCGAACTCACGCTTCCCGAGCATCCCGACGTGGCGCAACAGGGAGCCGAGCAGTCCAACAGTTCGATGATCATCAACCATCAACTGGTGCTCAAGCTGTTCCGCCGCCTGGAGCCGGGCATTCATCCCGAGGCGGAAGTCGGCCGCTATCTCACCGAGCGGGGCTTTAGCCACATTGCGCCACTGCACGGCGAGGTGACCCGATTCGATGAGCAAGGCAATCCGCACACCCTGATGATTCTGCAGGGCTACATCGACAACCAGGGCGATGCCTGGTCGTGGACCCGCACCACGCTGGGGCGGGCGATCCGTGAAGCGGTGGCTGACGACGCACAGGGACGCGAACCGCCCCGCGAGGAGACACGCTACGGCGCCTTCGAGGAGCTTCAGGAATTTGCCGCCACCTTGGGCAAGCGTCTGGGCGAGTTGCATATGGTCCTGGCGATGCCCAGCGACGACCCGGCGTTCGCGCCCGATGTCGCCGGCCCCGGGCATGTCGAGCACTGGACCCAGCGCGTGACGCAGCGCGTCGAGGAGGCGCTGGAGCTGCTCGAACGCCACAAGGGTGCCGCCGACGCCGCCGAGCAGCAGCTGGCGGATTCCATCCTGGCCCGGCGCGACACACTTCCTGGCGCCATCAAGAAGATGGCGGAACTTGCCGAAGGCAGCCTGATCACCCGTATCCACGGCGATTTACATCTCGGCCAGGTACTGGTGGCCCACGACGATGCCTACATCATCGATTTCGAGGGCGAGCCGGCACGCCCCTTGGAAGAGCGCCGCGCCAAGGACAGCCCGCTACGCGACGTCGCCGGAATGCTACGCTCCTTCGACTACGCCTACGCCAAGGTGGAAGAGGCACAGATCGCCAACGAGGGTAGCGAGGCGCACCCCGACACCGGCCACGACGTGGTGGAGCAGTTCCTGCTCAAGGGCCGCCAGGCATTTCTCAACGCCTATTGGCTGGCCACGCTGGATATGCCCCACGAATGGAAGCAGGCAAGTGCCGCCGCGGCTGCGGTCGATCTTTTCGTGCTCGAAAAGACGGCCTACGAGATCGCCTACGAAGCCGCCAACCGCCCCGCCTGGCTGGGTGTGCCGTTGCGCGGTCTGGCCGCCATCGTCGAACAAATGAGCCCAGGAGAGCCACATGAATGA